The following proteins are encoded in a genomic region of Cryptomeria japonica chromosome 11, Sugi_1.0, whole genome shotgun sequence:
- the LOC131072884 gene encoding choline transporter protein 1, with protein sequence MSTTKRGSNGGDVESTEPLLEKSSQPEEEEEISSQNYGPIGYNHEGRFFQDIAFLIVFLILVLSTFAFGIFAIAHRNGNYGNLESYVYFKNSSSCTKTSSLSTDPFGRVSTLGDKKLEFHGKLGFHYKLEHSGELGLRKLRSDGEMGFHRELGFQKVWNVAYEQLVFIKNHAVIEGTRYLLRDIVWTLVITLVLSVPFIFGLLWILRTYTRQIVYICLPFFVILPIFINVFWFVACTLSKDCKEAINLALRIFILILIFVLIGIIAWIIFANRHRIELAIRILQTASEGLARNIRLLVVLPSLTAVLCVYFVPIIVFLSFARLNGKIIPNPKVVESGYACGVSTGVDCCLWKQDRWVPAYYALAIITMIWSATTMIEAQVYIISGTLAQWYFHRADCSPPRGIRNSVRNAFLHSFGSVCFSGLIFGVVRIVRAAVDSARREGKEGVLYAILRCCVNSVLWTIESVNKFTINFAAITGKSYCSSAKMSYELLKRNLLSAAVVETISYRILFGISFVVTVIYAIVVCAILKAATSLGGDAYFVMFLAWALLFMILLFFTHILDNAIDTIYICYAIDKDKRDVSKSEVHGVFIMLPVSRNESSVFPLR encoded by the exons ATGTCTACAACGAAAAGGGGAAGTAATGGAGGAGATGTTGAATCTACAGAGCCACTTCTCGAAAAATCCAGTCAgccagaggaagaagaagaaatatcTTCTCAGAACTACGGTCCTATCGGTTATAACCATGAAGGCAGGTTTTTTCAGGATATTGCTTTCCTTATTGTATTTCTGATTCTCGTTCTTTCGACTTTTGCATTCGGAATTTTTGCAATTGCCCACAGAAATGGAAATTATGGAAACTTGGAGTCCTACGTGTACTTTAAAAACTCCTCTAGTTGTACAAAAACATCTTCTCTCAGCACTGATCCATTTGGTAGGGTTAGTACCCTCGGGGATAAAAAACTAGAGTTTCATGGCAAATTAGGGTTTCATTACAAATTAGAGCATTCTGGGGAATTAGGTCTTAGGAAATTAAGGTCTGATGGTGAGATGGGGTTTCATCGAGAATTAGGGTTTCAGAAGGTATGGAATGTGGCTTACGAGCAGTTAGTTTTTATCAAAAATCATGCTGTTATAGAGGGCACCAGGTATTTACTGAgggacattgtttggacacttgtaaTAACCTTGGTTTTGAGTGTTCCCTTCATATTTGGCCTCTTGTGGATTTTGAGAACATATACAAGACAGATAGTGTATATCTGTTTGCCTTTCTTTGTTATTTTGCCTATTTTTATCAACGTGTTCTGGTTTGTGGCCTGCACGCTGAGCAAAGATTGCAAGGAAGCAATTAATCTTGCTCTCAGGATTTTCATCCTTATTTTGATTTTTgtgctgattgggatcattgcctgGATCATCTTTGCCAACAGGCATAGGATAGAGCTTGCCATTAGAATTTTGCAAACTGCTTCAGAAGGCCTTGCGAGGAATATCAGATTGCTGGTTGTTTTGCCCAGCTTAACAGCTGTTCTTTGTGTATATTTTGTGCCTATTATAGTATTTCTGAGCTTTGCTCGGCTGAATGGCAAGATCATTCCTAATCCCAAGGTTGTGGAGTCTGGTTATGCATGTGGGGTAAGCACTGGCGTTGATTGTTGCTTGTGGAAGCAGGATCGATGGGTTCCAGCTTATTATGCATTAGCCATCATTACAATGATATGGTCTGCTACAACAATGATTGAAGCTCAAGTGTACATTATCAGTGGCACCCTTGCACAGTGGTACTTTCACAGGGCTGACTGCTCTCCACCTAGAGGCATACGGAATAGTGTCAG GAATGCGTTTCTTCATTCCTTCGGCTCTGTTTGCTTTTCTGGCCTTATATTTGGGGTTGTACGAATTGTTCGAGCTGCTGTTGATTCTGCAAGAAGAGAAGGGAAGGAAGGAGTTTTATATGCTATTCTTCGCTGTTGTGTCAATTCTGTACTGTGGACCATTGAATCTGTCAACAAGTTCACAATTAATTTTGCAGCAATTACAGGAAAGAGTTATTGTTCGTCTGCCAAGATGTCTTATGAGCTTCTAAAGAGGAATCTCCTTTCAGCCGCTGTTGTTGAGACAATATCATATCGCATACTATTTGGAATATCATTTGTTGTGACTGTTATTTATGCTATTGTG GTATGCGCAATATTGAAAGCTGCAACATCACTTGGAGGGGATGCCTATTTTGTGATGTTTCTTGCATGGGCACTGCTCTTCATGATTCTTTTGTTCTTTACCCATATTCTGGATAATGCTATAGATACAATATACATTTGCTATGCAATTGATAAGGACAAGCGGGATGTATCAAAATCAGAGGTTCACGGTGTATTTATTATGCTCCCTGTTTCACGGAACGAATCCTCTGTTTTTCCTCTACGATAG